CTTCTTATTTCTATTCATTTAGGTATAACctgttgttcttttttttttttaccttctcATAGAAAAATTCCACATATTTTCACAGCTAGGATTTACATATACAACATCACTTACAACATATATCACTGTCAAGAGGGAATTTCTTAGTATTTGGGTGATTTTTAGTTATTTcgattcaaaaaataaataaataagaattggGTTGCGCCATATATATGAAAGAGTATACAATAATGATGTATTTGCCGAATCAAATACCATGGTCTAATAATCAAGCATTCTGATTAGTTGATAATTTTACTATTAgttgggaattttgtgaaaggTTCCTGTAAAAAGTTTCATTAACGCCTAATTCATGTCGAGTAGACCTTGTTGTTGTGAGAATTCTTAATTCATGAGTTGTAGGGAGGGATTTATGTCACCACAAACAGAGACTAAAGCAAGTGTTGGATTCAAAGCTGGTGTTAAAGATTATAAATTGACTTATTATACTCCTGAGTATGAAACCAAGGATACTGATATTTTGGCAGCATTTCGAGTAACTCCTCAACCTGGAGTTCCGCCTGAAGAAGCAGGGGCCGCAGTAGCTGCCGAATCTTCTACTGGTACATGGACAACTGTGTGGACCGATGGACTTACGAGCCTTGATCGTTACAAAGGGCGATGCTATGGAATCGAGCCTGTTCCTAGAGAAGAAAATCAATATATTGCTTATGTAGCTTACCCATTAGACCTTTTTGAAGGAGGTTCTGTTACTAACATGTTTACTTCCATTGTAGGTAATGTATTTGGGTTCAAAGCCCTGCGTGCTCTACGTCTGGAAGATTTGCGAATCCCTACTGCGTATGTTCAAACTTTCCAAGGTCCGCCTCACGGCATCCAAGTTGAGAGAGATAAATTGAACAAGTATGGTCGTCCCCTGTTGGGATGTACTATTAAACCTAAATTGGGGTTATCCGCTAAAAACTACGGTAGAGCTGTTTATGAATGTCTTCGTGGTGGCCTTGATTTTACTAAAGATGATGAGAACGTGAACTCCCAACCATTTATGCGTTGTAGAGACCGTTTCTTATTTTGTGCCGAAGCTATTTTTAAATCACAAGCTGAAACAGGTGAAATCAAAGGGCATTACTTGAATGCTACTGCGGGTACATGCGAAGAAATGATGAAAAGGGCTATATTTGCCAGAGAATTGGGAGTTCCTATCGTAATGCATGACTACCTAACAGGGGGATTCACTGCAAATACTAGCTTGGCTCATTATTGCCGAGATAATGGTCTACTTCTTCACATCCACCGCGCAATGCATGCAGTTATTGATAGACAGAAGAATCATGTTATACACTTCCGTGTACTAGCTAAAGCGTTACGTATGTCTAGTGGAGATCATATTCATTCCGGTACCGTAGTAGGTAAACTTGAAGGGGAAAGAGAAATCACTTTGGGCTTTGTTGATTTACTGCGTGATGATTTTATTGAAAAAGATAGAAGTCGCGGTATTTATTTCACCCAAGATTGGGTCTCTCTACCAGGTGTTCTGCCTGTAGCTTCGGGCGGTATTCACGTTTGGCATATGCCTGCTCTGACCGAGATCTTTGGAGATGATTCCGTACTACAGTTCGGTGGAGGAACTTTAGGGCACCCTTGGGGAAATGCACCCGGTGCCGTAGCTAATCGAGTAGCTCTAGAAGCATGTGTACAGGCTCGTAATGAGGGACGCGATCTTGCTACTGAGGGTAATGAAATTATCCGTGAGGCTACCAAATGGAGTCCTGAACTAGCTGCTGCTTGTGAAGTATGGAAGGAGATTAAATTTGAGTTTCAGGCAATGGATACTTTGGATCAATAACTTTCGTTCTCTTAATTGAATTTCAATTAAACTCGGCCCAATCTTTTACTAAAAGGATTGAGCCGAATCCAACATGCATATATTTTAGATAGATACATACTTATATAGATATATAAAAtttcaactaaaaactcgaagacTAAACAACTCAAATCTTTCTATTTTTGTGTTGGTTGGATCCACAATTAATCCTATGGATCCTTAGGATTGGGATATTATTTTAGATCCTGTATTTTCCCTGGATCGAGACAGGTATCACAACTCTTTCCACCCATCCTGTATATTGTCCTTTTTGTTCTGTATTGTAATAGAAACTTAACTGATTATTAGTTATTAGACGAGATTTTACGAAAAAATTGTTCGTAGGAGAGAACAAATCCTTTTTTCAATACTTACACTCCTTATTATATTAGTTAATAATCCTAGTGATTGTATTGATATGCTTATTCTGATAGGAAATAAGATATTCAAATAAATTAAATGATTTTTCGTCGAATGACTATTCATCTATTGTATTTTCATGCAAATATGGAGCAAGAAAACTCTATGAAAAGATGGTGGTTCAATTCGATGTTATTTAAGAAGGAGTTCGAACACAGATGTAGGCTAAGTAAATCAATGGGCAGTCTTGGTCCTATTGAAAATGCCAGTGAAAGTAAAGATCCGAATAGAAATGATACTGATAAAAATATTCAGGGTTGGGGTGGTCATGACAATTACAGTAATGTTGATCTTTCTTTTGGCGTCAAGGACATTCGGAATTTTTTCTCTGATGATACTTTTTTAGTGAAAGATAGATAACAAATCCTTATCCCATCTATCTATTACAAATAGAAATtgataaacaatttttttatagTTGATTGTATAGTGTATACCCCTAAGTACACAACACAAAAAAATAGGCGGTTATTCTATTTTCATCATACAATGATTATTCGATCGTTTTTCTTCTTTGTATCATAATTAAATCAACTGAGGTTATTCTAAGCTGTAACTTCAATCAAATAAGAATAGTTTCTTTCGTTGGTAGACTATTCCAGTAAGATGGAATCGAATCCGATTACCATATTTCTTTCTTAGTTTTTATCAATTCCTGTAATGTAAAAAATAACAATTTGAATATTGAATTTTTGAATAGAAGAACTatatctttttttgttttttttaatgagAATCAATCTGTTTTTATGTTATTTCGTACTGTAGAATTCTTTTCCTTGTGGGATTATTTTCCCGCGAGAAGTAATGAGAACAATGATAGAATGGATTGCTACCTATGCCTAGATCGCGGATAAATGGAAATTTTATTGATAAAACCTTTTCAATTGTAGCCAATATCTTATTATGAATAATTCCGACAACTTCAGGAGAAAAAGAGGCATTTACCTATTACAGAGATGGTGCGATTTGACTTTTTTTATTAATCTCAGTCTTACGAGAAATACacattattttattcttaatttgtaGAAGCTACTCGACGATTTAGtggccttaactcgtcgagtagcagcgggtcagCACGTGAAGTTGGCATGGCGATTTGAAGAGTCCATgttccggactcggtgagtccgccagtctggatgaagccctaattctCAGGgtgtgtaccctatttaaactcaTTATAGCCCCAAACCAGCCTCCTTCACCTCTCAGAAACTTATTCCCGAAAACCTAGCCTCCTTGAAGTGTGTGAGAGTGCTCTTTGCCTTTGTAAAGGGATTTTGGTGCATTATTAAGCAAGAGGAAGAATGAGAAGGTAGAAGAActcaaggaagaagaagtagatccaGATTATACTTCTCTGTGGCCATCCTTTCTGGTAATAAAGCTTTTATCTTGACTATTGTACTACTAGATCTAGTTTGTCCCCAAATCGATGGTTTTGAGCTCAAAAACCCCAAATCTCTAGTGATGAAGCTTTGTAATCGAGCCATATCTCAGATCTAACCTCTCTTGAGCTCTAGGAGCTCAAGAAGGCCACCTTTTGGCAACCATGGCATTGTTCTAGTCAAGTAACCCCCTATTATAGCCAAGTTTGAGTGTTATTGCTTCATTGACTCTTAGAtacacataaagttagcaactttatgtgttcagatagtcccagaaacccagatctatgaattggatgtACTAAAGCTGAATAGAATCGACTGAATAAAAACTGCATgcaaaggactcggcgagtcaggtcgcgggtCTTAGATTCCCTAGTAGCGAGTCTGTTTAGTGAGCAGAGTAAGGAGTCGGTGAGTTAAGTCATGGATCTGAGTGTAGAggggctcggcgagtctacgccctaactcggcgagtccaagtcaATCTCCTTACTCGtaagaacaaactcgacgagttgttcatacaactcggcgagtcacatactGGACGTGTTCTTAttttgaaggtgaactcgacaatttggtcatacaactcggcgattaTTTCGTACTGTAGAATTCTTTTCCTTGTGGGATTATTTTCCCGCGAGAAGTAATGAGAACAATGATAGAATGGATTGCTACCTATGCCTAGATCGCGGATAAATGGAAATTTTATTGATAAAACCTTTTCAATTGTAGCCAATATCTTATTACGAATAATTCCGACAACTTCAGGAGAAAAAGAGGCATTTACCTATTACAGAGATGGTGCgatttgacttttttttattaatctcaGTCTTACGAGAAATACACATGATTCGTGATGGGGAAAAAAAGACAAAAATCTACGCTTGTTGAAGGTAAAGTTTGGAAATAGAACAATTCCTTCTGTCGTGTATCCTCGATTAATGCAGCCTCAGATGCTATGTTTCAATTCTCGATTCTAGTATTGAGCGAAAGGTTATACCTATGGTATTACAGGTCAATCCTAGTCCACTAGTACCAATAGGCAGCAGAGGGGAAGAAGCACTACATCTAGGAATCAACAACAcgaaaactttgttataaattatCCTTTTCTTTAGCAGGCTTGGGATTAAAAGAATGGTTGGGACAACAAACATCCATCTCGTTTGTATTTTGGATACCCGTATAACCATCGAAGGCTGTTGAAGTGACTAATTCCTGGAAATTGGGAAGCGTTGAGAACAAAGAAATTGTTGGAGTTATCATTTCTCTCTAGTACCAATACGTTTGATGTTAAGAAAGGATCTCTTGCAGGAAGGTTGGCTAGAGATTTCTTGTAAAAACACTAGCCCTACTCAGTTCATAATGATAAGATTTTCATCTTATTTATCATTTTATCATTATGCACATAAGGGAGGAGCCGTATGCGATGAAAATCTCATGTACGGTTCTGTAACGGAGATTCTTTGAATTGAATGACGACCGTAACGGATGTTAGCTCAATCCGAAGGAAATTATGCGGAAGCTTTACAGAATTATTATGAAGCTATGCGACTAGAAATTGATCCCTATGACCGAAGTTATATACTCTATAACATAGGACTTATCCACACAAGTAACGGAGAACATACGAAAGCTTTGGAATATTATTTTCGAGCGCTCGAACGAAACCCATTCTTACCACAAGCTTTTAATAATATGGCCGTGATCTGTCATTACGTGCGACTATCTCCGCTATAGAAAGAAAAAAGTAAAGAAAGATCAAATTCGCTAGTAAATACTAGAAAACTGGGCTTTCTACATATGCATCGTCTAAAACAACGATTTTTATCAGCTGTAGAAAAGAAACTTCATAGAAGTTGAAATATGAAGAAATAGATATGCCTAGCTGTTTTATTCTATGGGTAAAGGATCTAATTGATAGAGTAAGCACCGTAAAGATCAATTAGCGAGGTTTTGGGCCGATACAATAATAACTGCTTACTTATGTCATGATGTGAGACAAACGTTAGGAATCCACTTATGTAATAGAGTCGATCCACTAAGGTATTGAGCAGCGGTGTAGGATCAGATCCCAAAGATAGTAAGTCTTTCCTTTCGAAAGTCTTTTTCAAAAATTCTATATAAATTTCTATATGATATGAAACTGAGATAGTTACCTTTCAGAAAATTGTAATGATAGGCGAAATGTCTATGTTTTATTCTTCTGAAGGTGGGAGAAaagataaaactaaaataaaCCGGATTTTTAATCCAAACTTAAGATTTAAGTTTGAAACTCATTTTATTAACTTCTTTTCGTTAACCCGAAAAATGGAATAGATCTACGAGAAATCTTATTCAGTTAGATATGGTAGATTCAAATGGGGTACAAAAAGAGTTGACCGCCGAGCCGTATGAGGTAGGAAACTCTCAAGTACGGTTCTAAGGGAAGGAATTAACCCACCTATTCCGACCGGGGAGAACAGGCCATTCGGCAAGGGGATTCTGAAATTGCGGAGGCTTGGTTCGACCAAGCCGCTGAGTATTGGAAACAGGCTATAGCACTTACTCCTGGTAATTATATTGAAGCGCATAATTGGTTGAAGATCACTAGACGTTTCGAATAAAAGACGATacccttttctttattttagttATTATTGAATTTCTAATTTAGATTGTTTTAgatatttttttgttataattaattgTTTGTTGGCCCCATCAGTCAAATAAAATAGATCATTCCTTTGGGAAGAACCAATCAAAGAATTTCTTTATATCCATTCTAAGCGTTCTATTTCGTATGGTATTTCGTACGAATAAAGGATACATGGGTAGCTTACAAAatctattttttaattttctttcttttttttctattaaaaaaaaagacgattaaaactaatcaaataaaaaatacttCAAATCAATGAAGATATGAAAATTTCTTAGTAATGGCTAATGGCTGCTCACGTGATTTGGAATAGAGTAATAGTACTATCTAAAAAACATGAAGCAGCTCCATCTAATAACTTTTAATTGAGATCTGAAATATACTAGGTTGCACAAAAAGTAGTTTTTGTATCAATC
The genomic region above belongs to Lactuca sativa cultivar Salinas chromosome 4, Lsat_Salinas_v11, whole genome shotgun sequence and contains:
- the LOC128133325 gene encoding ribulose bisphosphate carboxylase large chain-like encodes the protein MSCREGFMSPQTETKASVGFKAGVKDYKLTYYTPEYETKDTDILAAFRVTPQPGVPPEEAGAAVAAESSTGTWTTVWTDGLTSLDRYKGRCYGIEPVPREENQYIAYVAYPLDLFEGGSVTNMFTSIVGNVFGFKALRALRLEDLRIPTAYVQTFQGPPHGIQVERDKLNKYGRPLLGCTIKPKLGLSAKNYGRAVYECLRGGLDFTKDDENVNSQPFMRCRDRFLFCAEAIFKSQAETGEIKGHYLNATAGTCEEMMKRAIFARELGVPIVMHDYLTGGFTANTSLAHYCRDNGLLLHIHRAMHAVIDRQKNHVIHFRVLAKALRMSSGDHIHSGTVVGKLEGEREITLGFVDLLRDDFIEKDRSRGIYFTQDWVSLPGVLPVASGGIHVWHMPALTEIFGDDSVLQFGGGTLGHPWGNAPGAVANRVALEACVQARNEGRDLATEGNEIIREATKWSPELAAACEVWKEIKFEFQAMDTLDQ